One segment of Candidatus Micrarchaeum acidiphilum ARMAN-2 DNA contains the following:
- a CDS encoding Ribosomal protein L19e encodes MGVKLVRRVAADLLGRGESSIRLKGASIEDINKAITRDDVRELIKSGKVYALNEKHNLSAYGKETRKKRLEGRKRGPGRKKGTKKTRAGVEYKKKIRAQRRIIKDLKEKGVIDNSMFKQFYRLVKGGTFQTKVSLINHIKGTGVSISEDEFKRLKHI; translated from the coding sequence ATGGGAGTAAAGCTTGTAAGAAGAGTCGCTGCCGATCTGCTCGGAAGGGGAGAGAGCAGCATTAGGCTTAAGGGGGCTTCCATTGAGGACATCAACAAGGCAATAACGCGCGACGACGTAAGGGAGCTGATAAAGAGCGGAAAGGTCTATGCGTTAAACGAGAAGCACAACCTGAGCGCTTACGGCAAGGAAACAAGGAAGAAAAGGCTAGAAGGAAGAAAGCGCGGACCCGGAAGGAAGAAAGGGACCAAAAAGACGCGGGCAGGCGTCGAGTACAAGAAGAAGATAAGGGCCCAGCGCAGGATAATAAAGGACCTGAAGGAAAAGGGCGTGATAGACAACTCCATGTTCAAGCAGTTCTATAGGCTGGTAAAGGGCGGCACGTTCCAGACAAAGGTTTCCTTAATAAACCACATAAAGGGCACAGGCGTAAGCATAAGCGAAGACGAATTCAAAAGGTTAAAACACATATGA
- a CDS encoding Ribosomal protein L32e has protein sequence MSKARVKIKKRHHPKFNVPNYGTKKRSRVKDSWRKQRGIDNKKRIKKDFMGAEPNIGYGNPKKLRGVRSNGKKLLHISNTSQLSAMSAEASKEFDVVIARSVGRRKREEMASIAKSKGIRIINGV, from the coding sequence ATGTCAAAAGCACGCGTAAAGATAAAAAAGAGGCATCATCCGAAGTTCAACGTGCCAAACTACGGCACAAAAAAAAGGAGCAGGGTCAAGGACAGCTGGCGCAAGCAGCGCGGCATAGACAACAAGAAAAGGATAAAAAAGGACTTTATGGGGGCTGAGCCGAACATAGGCTATGGAAACCCGAAGAAGCTGCGCGGCGTAAGGAGCAACGGAAAGAAACTGCTTCACATAAGCAACACTTCGCAGCTTTCTGCCATGAGTGCAGAAGCGTCCAAGGAATTTGACGTCGTAATCGCCAGGTCCGTCGGAAGGAGGAAAAGGGAGGAAATGGCCTCAATAGCAAAGAGCAAGGGAATAAGAATAATAAATGGTGTATAA
- a CDS encoding branched-chain amino acid aminotransferase, whose protein sequence is MDKSNLKVWLNGKILDYGGAKVPILTHSLQYGSGIFEGIRAYKTESGPAIFRLSDHVRRFIETAKIYSINLGYGAKEIENAIIEVVLQNKLDSCYIRPFAFYDDDDIGISVANKHVSVYIAAIPFGKYFGSAKDAGIRCKISSWKRINSDILPIRAKASGNYINSIIAGNEARASGYDEAILLSHNGYVAEGPGENIFIVRNGRLLTPGADSDILFGVTRDTIIKVAPKLGIPVMEGNIHKEELYIAEEAFFSGTAAEITPIINIDGIKIGSGSSGQITKKISEYYESIVSGKAPESKDWLTKVQ, encoded by the coding sequence GTGGACAAATCGAATCTCAAGGTATGGCTTAATGGCAAGATACTTGACTACGGGGGTGCGAAGGTGCCAATACTCACACACTCGCTACAATACGGAAGCGGCATATTTGAAGGCATAAGGGCATACAAGACCGAATCGGGACCGGCAATATTCAGACTGTCCGATCATGTAAGGAGATTCATAGAGACTGCAAAAATATATTCGATAAACCTGGGATACGGAGCAAAGGAGATAGAAAACGCAATAATCGAAGTGGTTCTGCAGAACAAGCTGGACTCATGCTATATACGCCCATTCGCCTTTTATGACGACGACGACATCGGCATAAGTGTTGCAAACAAGCACGTCAGTGTTTATATTGCGGCCATACCTTTTGGAAAGTACTTCGGCAGCGCCAAAGATGCAGGAATACGCTGCAAGATATCTTCATGGAAGCGCATAAATTCAGACATACTCCCAATCCGCGCCAAGGCAAGCGGCAACTACATAAACTCAATAATTGCCGGCAACGAAGCCAGAGCATCAGGATACGACGAGGCAATACTACTATCACATAACGGGTACGTTGCTGAGGGCCCCGGCGAGAACATCTTTATAGTAAGAAATGGAAGGTTGCTGACTCCTGGAGCAGACTCTGACATACTGTTCGGAGTGACACGCGACACCATAATAAAAGTTGCGCCCAAGCTCGGCATTCCGGTAATGGAAGGCAATATACACAAGGAAGAGCTGTACATTGCGGAAGAAGCATTTTTCTCAGGCACGGCTGCAGAAATAACCCCCATAATAAACATAGATGGCATTAAAATTGGGTCGGGTTCTTCAGGTCAGATAACAAAGAAGATATCCGAATACTACGAATCTATAGTGTCCGGAAAGGCGCCAGAGTCCAAGGACTGGCTTACAAAAGTCCAGTGA
- a CDS encoding ribosomal protein L5: protein MAAKKDKQKNHMRDIRVDKLVLNIGTGSESQPQENAKRLLTLITGRKPADSIAKRRNPTFKISKGNKIGAFVTIRGSAADELFKKLAGAVDNKVKESSLTNNTLNFGIKEYIDISGIKYDPKIGMLGMNVNVAFRRRGGARVAIKKRANGRIKASHKIIGPKELEEMLKEKYNIQVGAVQ, encoded by the coding sequence ATGGCTGCTAAGAAGGACAAGCAAAAAAACCACATGCGCGACATACGCGTGGACAAGCTGGTGCTAAACATAGGCACAGGCAGCGAGTCTCAGCCTCAGGAAAATGCAAAGAGGCTGCTTACCCTGATAACCGGGAGGAAGCCTGCAGACAGCATAGCAAAGCGCAGGAATCCGACGTTCAAGATATCCAAGGGCAACAAGATAGGCGCGTTCGTGACCATAAGAGGTTCGGCGGCAGACGAGCTGTTCAAAAAACTAGCCGGTGCGGTGGACAACAAGGTTAAGGAATCAAGCCTTACTAATAACACTCTCAATTTCGGGATAAAGGAGTACATAGACATAAGCGGCATAAAGTACGACCCTAAAATAGGCATGCTCGGCATGAACGTCAATGTGGCATTCAGAAGGCGCGGCGGGGCAAGGGTCGCCATCAAGAAACGAGCCAACGGCAGGATAAAGGCCAGCCACAAGATAATAGGGCCGAAAGAGCTGGAGGAGATGCTAAAGGAAAAATATAACATTCAAGTAGGTGCAGTGCAATGA
- a CDS encoding Aminoacyl-tRNA hydrolase has translation MDADEIKQVIIVRTDLEMSRGKIAAQVAHASLMSYFDSEKFDKEVAKRWLQNGEKKIVLKVSDEDSLIKLYKAFEFKKVPCALVSDAGLTEIPPGSKTALGIGPWYSKDIDQFTKSLKLL, from the coding sequence ATGGACGCCGACGAAATCAAGCAGGTAATAATAGTCAGGACGGATCTTGAAATGAGCAGGGGAAAAATTGCTGCACAGGTTGCGCACGCCTCGTTGATGAGTTATTTTGATTCAGAGAAATTCGACAAAGAAGTTGCAAAAAGATGGCTGCAGAACGGCGAGAAGAAAATAGTGCTCAAGGTAAGCGACGAAGACTCTCTTATAAAGCTTTACAAAGCATTTGAATTCAAGAAGGTCCCGTGCGCCCTTGTTTCAGACGCTGGACTTACCGAGATACCGCCCGGGAGCAAAACTGCGCTTGGAATAGGGCCGTGGTATTCAAAGGACATAGATCAGTTTACAAAGAGCCTCAAGCTTCTTTGA
- a CDS encoding beta-lactamase domain protein: MVELKWLSHAGFKINFKNETVFIDPFLSKNPKAKTKVSEIRNADYVIVSHDHFDHTGGNDQGIPDAFAIAKNTGAKLVGMFEFSQKANSLGISNAVGMNIGSMSSFGSIEIGFTQAVHSGEPHGILLRGDGVTIYHAGDTALFGDMRLISKMYKPDIALLPIGGFFTMGPKEAAVAADMIKAKITIPMHYNTFDQIKQDPKKFARLVRHSRVKILDIEESFEYTN, encoded by the coding sequence ATGGTGGAGCTCAAGTGGCTGAGCCACGCTGGATTTAAAATAAACTTCAAAAATGAAACGGTTTTCATAGACCCTTTCCTTTCAAAAAATCCAAAAGCAAAAACAAAGGTATCAGAAATTAGGAATGCAGATTACGTAATAGTATCTCATGACCATTTTGATCATACTGGAGGAAATGACCAAGGCATACCTGATGCATTTGCCATAGCTAAAAATACCGGGGCGAAACTTGTTGGCATGTTTGAGTTTTCTCAGAAAGCCAATTCCCTTGGCATAAGCAATGCAGTAGGCATGAACATCGGCAGCATGTCTAGTTTTGGAAGCATAGAAATAGGATTTACCCAGGCTGTACACTCCGGAGAACCCCACGGAATACTGTTACGCGGCGACGGAGTTACAATATACCATGCAGGGGACACTGCACTGTTCGGCGACATGCGTCTTATAAGCAAAATGTACAAGCCGGATATAGCTCTGCTACCAATAGGTGGATTTTTCACCATGGGTCCAAAAGAGGCGGCTGTTGCTGCAGACATGATAAAGGCGAAGATTACCATACCTATGCATTACAACACCTTCGATCAGATAAAGCAGGATCCAAAGAAATTTGCAAGACTGGTAAGACATTCTAGGGTTAAAATACTTGACATAGAAGAATCTTTCGAATACACCAACTGA
- a CDS encoding ribosomal protein S17 — protein MECKDPKCPVHGNLKTRGSELVGVVVSDKAAKTVVIERPYTTYLKKYERSLRNTSRISAYNPQCIAAKTGDTVVISGCRRLSKTKAFVVTKVVKKEE, from the coding sequence TTGGAATGCAAAGATCCGAAGTGCCCCGTACACGGGAACCTTAAGACTAGAGGAAGCGAACTTGTCGGCGTAGTGGTCAGCGACAAGGCAGCGAAAACCGTAGTCATAGAAAGGCCTTACACTACATATCTAAAGAAATACGAAAGGTCGCTAAGGAACACATCCAGAATATCGGCATATAACCCGCAATGCATTGCTGCAAAGACTGGAGACACTGTGGTAATAAGCGGCTGCCGACGCCTGAGCAAGACCAAGGCATTTGTGGTAACTAAAGTCGTCAAGAAGGAGGAGTGA
- a CDS encoding ribosomal protein L14b/L23e produces the protein MKGISSHISKTLIPGTILTCADNSGAKTLMIINKIGKSGAHGRLASVGIGDIVMASVKSGSPQYIKKKVRAVIIRQRSPVLRAAGMRLRFEDNAAILITDVNLPVATEVKGAMAREVIEKYIKLAGIASRVI, from the coding sequence ATGAAGGGCATATCTTCGCATATATCAAAAACCCTAATACCGGGCACCATCCTCACATGCGCTGACAACAGCGGCGCCAAGACCCTCATGATAATAAACAAGATAGGAAAATCTGGAGCCCACGGACGTCTTGCATCCGTAGGAATAGGAGACATAGTCATGGCAAGCGTAAAGAGCGGCTCGCCGCAGTACATAAAAAAGAAAGTCAGGGCCGTCATAATAAGGCAAAGATCCCCGGTGCTCAGGGCAGCCGGCATGAGGCTCAGGTTCGAGGACAACGCCGCCATATTGATAACTGATGTAAACCTGCCTGTAGCGACTGAGGTGAAGGGCGCGATGGCAAGGGAAGTGATAGAAAAATACATAAAGCTGGCCGGCATAGCCTCCAGGGTGATATAA
- a CDS encoding ribosomal protein S8, which translates to MRLEQGPDTLAQPVHMQKMPQRSRPKPEFQEVWMILMDRFADVINTIKTNERIGRRECTVYSTGLVKATLDLMKKEKYIEDYSEFSERYVKRLRVVLSNRINGIGVVKPRFSISKNDIQKYEERYIPSKDFGILIISTPKGLMTNKEARAANLGGRLIAYVY; encoded by the coding sequence ATGCGGCTCGAGCAGGGCCCTGATACGCTCGCACAGCCTGTACATATGCAGAAGATGCCTCAGAGAAGTCGCCCCAAGCCTGAATTTCAAGAAGTATGGATGATATTGATGGACAGATTCGCAGATGTTATAAACACCATAAAAACCAACGAAAGGATTGGCAGAAGGGAGTGCACGGTATATTCAACCGGGCTTGTAAAGGCAACATTGGACCTCATGAAGAAGGAAAAGTACATAGAAGATTATTCTGAATTCAGCGAAAGGTACGTGAAAAGGCTGAGAGTCGTGCTGTCCAACCGTATAAACGGGATCGGTGTAGTAAAACCCAGATTCTCAATATCCAAGAATGACATACAGAAATATGAGGAGCGCTACATACCCAGCAAGGACTTTGGCATACTAATAATCTCAACCCCTAAGGGCCTCATGACAAACAAGGAGGCAAGGGCCGCAAACCTCGGAGGTAGACTGATAGCATACGTGTATTAG
- a CDS encoding DNA primase, small subunit, with the protein MENASLDFAKSLFKDYYSSHPIAVDKVANREFGFGDFERKIKYRHYAFGSNADLNKFIVENVPPFISCSSSFYEYPAARPMEKKVWKGSEMVFDLDATDLKLPCQQVHGTSWVCSECLSGIKAEAIKLIEDFLVPDFGFEEKRLHINFSGNRGYHIRVADERVISLNSAERKQISDYITGNGINALSFFPSISERGAQLRGPRPTDGGWGGRIARGTINALNKGAGELALLGIEKKEARLLEKHRADIILGISVGNWDKVKISKKSQLWANLIKGMTVRQGDSIDKNVTDDTHHLLRVPDTLHGDTGLVSKTINSLKGLSEFEPMRDAIAMRAENIKVHVASSYKFTMGGQEFGPYKNEDVKLPGYAGIYLILKRVAYLVQ; encoded by the coding sequence ATGGAGAACGCAAGCCTAGATTTTGCCAAATCCTTATTCAAGGACTACTATTCATCCCATCCAATAGCTGTGGACAAAGTGGCAAACAGAGAGTTTGGATTCGGAGATTTCGAAAGGAAAATAAAATACAGGCACTATGCATTCGGCTCAAATGCAGATCTCAACAAGTTTATAGTTGAGAATGTGCCTCCTTTCATATCATGCTCCTCTTCTTTCTACGAATACCCGGCTGCAAGGCCCATGGAAAAAAAGGTCTGGAAGGGCTCCGAGATGGTATTCGATCTCGATGCAACTGATTTAAAGCTGCCGTGCCAGCAGGTCCACGGTACCAGCTGGGTATGCAGCGAATGCCTTTCAGGCATAAAGGCTGAAGCAATAAAGCTTATAGAAGATTTCCTTGTCCCTGATTTTGGTTTCGAAGAAAAGCGCCTCCATATAAACTTCAGCGGCAACCGCGGCTACCACATCAGGGTCGCAGACGAAAGAGTAATAAGCCTAAACTCGGCAGAAAGAAAACAGATCAGCGATTATATTACCGGAAACGGAATAAACGCGTTATCCTTCTTTCCATCCATATCCGAGCGTGGCGCACAGCTGCGCGGCCCCAGGCCAACAGACGGCGGTTGGGGAGGCAGGATCGCGCGTGGAACTATAAACGCTCTTAATAAAGGCGCAGGAGAGCTTGCCCTGCTCGGGATTGAGAAAAAGGAGGCAAGGCTTCTAGAAAAGCACAGGGCCGACATAATACTGGGAATAAGCGTAGGCAACTGGGACAAGGTAAAAATAAGCAAGAAATCGCAGCTTTGGGCAAACCTCATAAAAGGCATGACCGTAAGGCAGGGCGATTCGATAGACAAGAATGTCACAGATGACACTCATCACCTGCTTAGGGTTCCTGATACTCTTCACGGAGACACCGGCCTCGTGTCAAAAACCATAAATTCGCTCAAGGGCCTTTCAGAATTTGAGCCGATGCGCGATGCGATAGCAATGAGGGCAGAAAACATAAAAGTGCATGTGGCGTCTTCGTACAAATTTACCATGGGCGGCCAGGAATTCGGCCCCTACAAAAACGAGGACGTGAAACTGCCCGGCTATGCAGGCATATACCTTATACTCAAGCGCGTTGCGTACCTGGTGCAGTAG
- a CDS encoding Ribonuclease P, Rpp29, with translation MSYKNTYIKNYDNKNIVLHELIGLRAKVLKSSDEYKKGMTGLVINETKNTLVLRTSSGVKTIPKLQSVFKFNVSGKAFVVRGKEINFRPYERTEKALKYYISRVR, from the coding sequence ATGAGCTATAAAAACACTTATATTAAAAACTATGACAATAAGAACATAGTGCTGCATGAGCTCATAGGGCTCAGGGCAAAGGTGCTCAAGAGTTCAGACGAGTACAAAAAAGGCATGACTGGCCTTGTGATAAACGAGACCAAGAATACGCTGGTGCTTAGGACAAGCAGCGGCGTAAAGACGATACCCAAGCTGCAGTCTGTGTTCAAATTCAACGTATCCGGAAAGGCCTTTGTAGTAAGGGGCAAAGAGATAAATTTTAGGCCCTACGAAAGAACCGAAAAGGCCTTGAAATACTACATTTCAAGGGTCAGATAA
- a CDS encoding RNA-binding S4 domain protein translates to MKTLNAPKYLDVHSKESAYVVRPNPGRHELKRSVALLLALRKLGVVEESFLATKVLNSGKVKVNGNAVKNPRYPVGLNDVIEITDEGKAYRVGISKKGKVSFEEAKPGEEMLYKVIGKYKGKKGQLMLRVHDGSNIKADKGNEISTGDSVVLDKDGKIAKAIRLAVDADCRIIDGVHVGEQGKIIEIKKADQHKEQSATIESKSGEKFETVVRNLIVTG, encoded by the coding sequence ATGAAAACCCTCAACGCGCCAAAATACCTTGACGTGCACAGCAAGGAAAGCGCATACGTTGTAAGGCCCAACCCCGGCAGGCACGAGCTAAAAAGATCCGTGGCACTTCTGCTGGCACTAAGGAAGCTGGGCGTAGTCGAGGAATCGTTCCTTGCGACGAAGGTGCTAAATTCAGGCAAGGTAAAGGTAAACGGCAATGCGGTCAAGAATCCAAGATACCCTGTTGGCCTGAACGATGTTATAGAAATAACAGACGAGGGCAAGGCGTACAGGGTCGGAATAAGCAAGAAGGGCAAGGTGTCATTTGAAGAAGCAAAGCCAGGAGAGGAAATGCTTTATAAGGTAATAGGAAAGTACAAGGGCAAAAAGGGCCAGCTGATGCTGCGCGTGCACGACGGAAGCAACATAAAAGCCGACAAGGGCAATGAAATAAGCACCGGCGACAGCGTAGTGCTCGACAAAGACGGCAAAATAGCCAAGGCCATACGCCTTGCGGTTGACGCAGACTGCAGGATAATCGACGGCGTCCACGTCGGCGAGCAAGGTAAGATAATAGAGATAAAGAAGGCCGACCAGCACAAGGAGCAGTCGGCCACCATAGAAAGCAAGAGCGGAGAAAAGTTCGAGACCGTGGTCAGGAATCTAATAGTTACGGGATAA
- a CDS encoding ribosomal protein L6 yields the protein MAEIEIPKDVNVSVEGNTVTVKGKLGSNTRPFNDALLSVAINQGRLKIESVKSNKKLAKKAQNAITSFSKEVQTDMKGTNEYFEVRMEAISAHFPMSLETKGDTLLIKNIFGERAPRPAKIAGSTKVEIKDKALRIYGTKLEDVMQTSANIRKACKARNKDERIFQDGIYYSLN from the coding sequence ATGGCTGAAATAGAAATACCAAAAGATGTAAACGTCTCAGTGGAAGGCAATACGGTCACTGTCAAGGGAAAGCTCGGCAGCAATACAAGGCCGTTCAATGACGCCTTGCTTAGCGTCGCCATCAATCAGGGAAGGCTAAAGATCGAGAGTGTAAAATCAAACAAAAAGCTCGCCAAGAAGGCGCAGAATGCCATAACCTCGTTTTCAAAAGAGGTTCAGACCGACATGAAAGGGACCAACGAATACTTCGAAGTCAGGATGGAGGCAATCTCAGCGCACTTTCCTATGTCCCTAGAGACCAAGGGCGACACGCTACTGATCAAAAACATATTCGGCGAGAGGGCTCCAAGGCCTGCCAAGATAGCTGGCTCTACAAAAGTGGAGATAAAGGACAAGGCTCTGAGGATATACGGAACCAAGCTCGAGGACGTGATGCAGACATCCGCAAACATACGAAAGGCATGCAAGGCCAGAAACAAGGACGAGAGGATATTCCAAGACGGGATATACTACTCACTAAACTGA
- a CDS encoding ribosomal protein L24, whose product MIYSSKPRKQRLYRNTAPLHARQHFVHAHIDKSLKSKLKISKRAIQISKGDTIKVVKGSKRGTTGKVTKVDLRRGFVFIDSLVRKNAKGKETSIPINASNVYITDLNMSDKLRAGKIGAKSNS is encoded by the coding sequence ATGATATACAGCAGCAAGCCAAGAAAGCAGAGGTTGTACCGAAACACCGCCCCACTGCATGCCAGGCAGCACTTTGTCCATGCGCACATAGACAAGTCGCTAAAAAGCAAGCTGAAGATAAGCAAGCGCGCAATCCAGATATCAAAGGGCGACACCATAAAAGTAGTAAAAGGTTCCAAGCGTGGGACAACCGGAAAGGTGACAAAAGTAGATCTCAGGCGCGGCTTCGTGTTCATAGATTCGCTCGTCAGGAAAAATGCAAAGGGCAAGGAAACAAGCATACCGATAAACGCGAGCAACGTCTACATAACTGATCTTAACATGTCGGATAAGCTCCGCGCTGGCAAAATAGGCGCAAAATCAAATAGTTGA